A region from the Aphis gossypii isolate Hap1 chromosome 1, ASM2018417v2, whole genome shotgun sequence genome encodes:
- the LOC126548843 gene encoding uncharacterized protein DDB_G0283357-like isoform X1: MTPSHKTYTCQNNFFLQILNVKCLPNNPPNSIPFHGQNVPAAPNSWTGQPAQTVLQGMTNIFDAMNPNPSHNPYVNNDDNQQNIKYDQQYSTPQPYNSPHYNNYNQQYFMSQPYNAQPHNYKQQSPVSQPYNAPLYNYEQQHPEPSTYNAPQVIQKNQNQHSKEPQLYNLHPPSQSSGPTNSQSFGILGPSLKEYQEQLPSSINQPIEILPAFGQPINNAKNQENIQQSSTQIPPIPNQSQLSQMASNLSNPIVKESSKSNGYNIDIKEAESPDFGKPNINAKNQNIIQQSSPPIPPIPNQSPLSQMASNLSNPIVKESSKSNGYNIDISEAESPDFGKPNINAKNQNIIQQSSPPIPPIPNQSQLSQMTTNLSKPIVKESFTPNGYNIEIKEEAPDFGQPINNAKNQENVQQSPPPISSLPNQFQLSKPIVKESFTPNGYDIENKKEAPDFGQPTNNGNYPENIQQSPPPISSLPNQFQLSKPMAKESFTPNEYDIEIKEEAPDFGQPINNAKNQENVQQSPPPISSILNHFQLSKPIAKESFTPNGYDIENKKEAPDFDQPINNGNYPENIQQSPPPISSLPNQFQLSKPMAKESFTPNEYDIENKKEAPDFGQPTNNGNYPENIQQSPPPISSLPNQFQLSKPMAKESFTPNEYDIEIKEEAPDFGQPINNAKNQENVQQSPPPISSLPNQFQLSKPMAKESFTPNEYDIENKKEAPDFGQPTNNGNYPENIQQSPPPISSLPNQFQLSKPMAKESFTPNEYDIEIKEEAPDFGQPINNAKNQENVQQSPPPISSILNHFQLSKPIAKESFTPNGYDIENKKEAPDFGQPINNGNYPENIQQSLPPISSLPNQFQLSKPMAKESFTPNEYDIENKKEAPDFGQPINNGNYPENIQQSPPPISSLPNQFQLSKPMAKESFTPNEYDIENKKEAPDFGQPINNGNYPENIQQSPPPISSLPNQFQLSKPMAKESFTPNEYDIENKKEAPDFGQPINNGNYPENIQQSPPPISSLPNQFQLSKPMAKESFTPNEYDIEIKEEAPDFGQPINNGKNQENVQQSSPPNEYDTEIKGVVPDFDPVIYNAENQGNKPSSAPDFPPNQSKISPIPSQSSSKLTPNENTMQIKNDNMSLNSLLGLPDGQSEPLINDFAQNEDVLIDNSQTDIQLFLNSENNQDDFQLVVNDMPPQLPMNVQAANAIIDSQSNDLISNMDLNNDTENLQNTSNEDSSSENVEDTELNEESKLKKAMSESLVVALDDTDTENDELYTLGNLVFDVPPSELDRLSNYDTSFIVDTENPKNVKEDNAKITVYANPNDVHILQLSPKQSSTNDNSYLINNNLLNTPSTEMPLWYSSFPNGADYVQHFNSNTNKQKSNSFFNFNQNPAYNQIPMNLENSNYFNQQAAVDQNQMTSKIQSPGLSLDDNQPSSMDSSGSIYKKVDLKNLTPNSSNSWSLLKKDYTKNLQPNQNDRYTSGDGTTRTSFFGTPLSSYQNSNQEILNLPSNDMFVQNMISVISNSVQAPLDGTKAIFDITSANFPRSSVSHIIRLTHAIVRSVMLNLRQTLNTFMKILYGHRVKRDFNPFEVLHNLPGALVNKYSLQSTAAPTTKYINSPYYNQPTIRQANKRQQIIL; encoded by the exons ATGACCCCCAGCCATAAGACATATACatgtcaaaacaatttttttttacagattctAAATGTTAAGTGCTTACCAAACAATCCTCCAAATTCAATACCGTTTCACGGACAAAATGTACCTGCAGCGCCTAACTCTTGGACTGGTCAACCAGCCCAAACAGTTCTTCAAGGAATGACAAATATTTTCGATGCAATGAATCCAAACCCATCACATAATCCATATgtgaataatgatgataatcaacaaaacattaaatatgatcAACAATATTCTACGCCGCAACCGTATAATTCACCACATTATAACAACtataatcaacaatattttatgtcacaGCCGTATAATGCACAACCTCATAACTATAAACAACAATCTCCTGTGTCCCAACCCTATAATGCACCACTTTATAACTATGAGCAACAACATCCTGAGCCCTCAACGTATAATGCACCACaggttattcaaaaaaatcaaaaccaaCACTCTAAAGAACCAcagttatacaatttacatccACCATCACAGAGTAGTGGACCAACAAATTCTCAGTCTTTCGGAATACTTGGACCTTCGCTCAAAGAATACCAAGAACAATTGCCGTCAAGTATAAATCAACCAATAGAAATATTACCAGCTTTTGGTCAACCTATAAATAACGCTAAAAACCAAGAAAACATACAGCAATCTTCTACCCAAATTCCTCCTATCCCAAATCAATCGCAATTGTCTCAAATGGCATCAAACTTATCGAATCCAATAGTCAAAGAATCTTCAAAATCTAAcggatataatattgatattaaagaaGCAGAATCACCAGATTTTGGCAAACCTAATATTAATgctaaaaaccaaaatattattcaacaatcTTCTCCACCGATTCCTCCTATCCCAAATCAATCACCATTGTCTCAAATGGCATCAAACTTATCGAATCCAATAGTCAAAGAGTCTTCAAAATCTAAcggatataatattgatattagtgAAGCAGAATCACCAGATTTTGGCAAACCTAATATTAACgctaaaaaccaaaatattattcaacaatcTTCTCCACCGATACCTCCTATCCCAAATCAATCACAATTGTCTCAAATGACAACAAACTTATCGAAACCAATAGTCAAAGAATCTTTCACTCCtaatggatataatattgaGATCAAAGAAGAAGCACCAGATTTTGGCCAACCTATAAATAACGCTAAAAACCAAGAAAACGTACAGCAATCTCCTCCCCCAATTTCTTCTCTCCCAAATCAATTCCAACTTTCAAAACCAATAGTTAAAGAATCTTTCACTCCTAATGGATATGATATTGAGAACAAAAAAGAAGCACCAGATTTTGGCCAACCTACAAATAACGGTAATTACCCAGAAAACATACAGCAATCTCCTCCCCCAATTTCTTCTCTCCCAAATCAATTCCAACTCTCAAAACCAATGGCTAAAGAATCTTTTACTCCTAATGAATATGATATTGAGATCAAAGAAGAAGCACCAGATTTTGGCCAACCTATAAATAACGCTAAAAACCAAGAAAACGTACAGCAATCTCCTCCCCCAATTTCTTCTATCCTAAATCATTTCCAACTCTCAAAACCAATAGCTAAAGAATCTTTCACTCCTAATGGATATGATATTGAGAACAAAAAAGAAGCACCAGATTTTGACCAACCTATAAATAACGGTAATTACCCAGAAAACATACAGCAATCTCCTCCCCCAATTTCTTCTCTCCCAAATCAATTCCAACTCTCAAAACCAATGGCTAAAGAATCTTTTACTCCTAATGAATATGATATTGAGAACAAAAAAGAAGCACCAGATTTTGGCCAACCTACAAATAACGGTAATTACCCAGAAAACATACAGCAATCTCCTCCCCCAATTTCTTCTCTCCCAAATCAATTCCAACTCTCAAAACCAATGGCTAAAGAATCTTTTACTCCTAATGAATATGATATTGAGATCAAAGAAGAAGCACCAGATTTTGGCCAACCTATAAATAACGCTAAAAACCAAGAAAACGTACAGCAATCTCCTCCCCCAATTTCTTCTCTCCCAAATCAATTCCAACTCTCAAAACCAATGGCTAAAGAATCTTTTACTCCTAATGAATATGATATTGAGAACAAAAAAGAAGCACCAGATTTTGGCCAACCTACAAATAACGGTAATTACCCAGAAAACATACAGCAATCTCCTCCCCCAATTTCTTCTCTCCCAAATCAATTCCAACTCTCAAAACCAATGGCTAAAGAATCTTTTACTCCTAATGAATATGATATTGAGATCAAAGAAGAAGCACCAGATTTTGGCCAACCTATAAATAACGCTAAAAACCAAGAAAACGTACAGCAATCTCCTCCCCCAATTTCTTCTATCCTAAATCATTTCCAACTCTCAAAACCAATAGCTAAAGAATCTTTCACTCCTAATGGATATGATATTGAGAACAAAAAAGAAGCACCAGATTTTGGCCAACCTATAAATAACGGTAATTACCCAGAAAACATACAGCAATCTCTTCCCCCAATTTCTTCTCTCCCAAATCAATTCCAACTCTCAAAACCAATGGCTAAAGAATCTTTTACTCCTAATGAATATGATATTGAGAACAAAAAAGAAGCACCAGATTTTGGCCAACCTATAAATAACGGTAATTACCCAGAAAACATACAGCAATCTCCTCCCCCAATTTCTTCTCTCCCAAATCAATTCCAACTCTCAAAACCAATGGCTAAAGAATCTTTTACTCCTAATGAATATGATATTGAGAACAAAAAAGAAGCACCAGATTTTGGCCAACCTATAAATAACGGTAATTACCCAGAAAACATACAGCAATCTCCTCCCCCAATTTCTTCTCTCCCAAATCAATTCCAACTCTCAAAACCAATGGCTAAAGAATCTTTTACTCCTAATGAATATGATATTGAGAACAAAAAAGAAGCACCAGATTTTGGCCAACCTATAAATAACGGTAATTACCCAGAAAACATACAGCAATCTCCTCCCCCAATTTCTTCTCTCCCAAATCAATTCCAACTCTCAAAACCAATGGCTAAAGAATCTTTTACTCCTAATGAATATGATATTGAGATCAAAGAAGAAGCACCAGATTTTGGCCAACCTATAAATAACGGTAAAAACCAAGAAAACGTACAGCAATCTTCTCCCCCAAATGAATATGATACTGAGATTAAAGGAGTAGTGCCAGATTTTGACCCAGTTATATATAACGCTGAAAATCAAGGAAACAAACCATCGTCTGCTCCTGATTTTCCTCCTaatcaatcaaaaatatctCCAATACCATCACAATCATCTTCGAAATTAACGCCTAATGAAAATACTATGCAGattaaaaatgacaatatGTCATTGAATTCTCTTTTAGGTCTTCCAGATGGTCAATCAGAACCACTTATTAATGATTTCGCGCAAAATGAAGatgttttaatagataattctCAAAcagatatacaattatttttaaattcagaaaATAATCAAGATGATTTTCAATTAGTAGTCAATGATATGCCGCCACAATTGCCAATGAACGTGCAAGCAGCAAATGCGATTATTGATTCACAATCAAAcgatttaataagtaatatggatttaaataatgatactgAAAATCTACAAAATACATCGAACGAAGATTCATCATCTGAAAATGTTGAAGATACTGAATTAAATGaagaatcaaaattaaaaaaagcaatGTCTGAGTCACTAGTTGTTGCGTTAGATGATACCGATACAGAAAATGATGAACTATATACATTAGGAAATTTGGTATTTGACGTACCACCATCAGAATTGGATAGACTATCCAATTACGATACTTCGTTTATTGTAGACACAGAAAATCCAAAAAACGTGAAAGAAGATAACGCTAAAATAACCGTCTACGCCAATCCTAATGATGTTCATATACTTCAACTATCTCCTAAACAGTCATCAACCAATGATAATAgttatctaattaataataatttattaaatactccaTCAACAGAAATGCCATTATGGTATTCCTCATTTCCAAATGGTGCTGATTacgttcaacattttaattcaaatactaataaacaaaaatctaattcatttttcaattttaatcaaaatccGGCTTATAATCAAATTCCAATGAACCtagaaaatagtaattattttaatcaacaagCTGCCGTTGATCAAAATCAGATGACATCTAAAATACAATCACCTGGTTTGTCACTAGATGATAATCAACCAAGTTCTATGGACAGCAGTGGATCTATTTACAAGAAAGTAGACTTAAAGAACCTTACTCCAAATAGTTCTAATTCGTggtctttattaaaaaaagattacaCAAAAAATCTACAGCCAAACCAAAACGACAGGTATACAAGTGGTGATGGTACAACACGCACAAGCTTTTTTGGAACACCATTGTCGTCTTACCAAAATAGTAATCaggaaatattaaacttacctTCAAACGATatgtttgtacaaaatatgatatcTGTAATTTCAAATTCGGTTCAAGCACCGTTAGACGGTACTAAAGCAATATTTGACATCACAAGTGCAAATTTTCCACGTTCTTCAGTGAGTCATATAATTCGTTTAACACACGCTATCGTACGATCTGTGATGCTAAATCTTCGGCAGACTTTAAATACAttcatgaaaattttatat ggTCATCGAGTTAAGCGAGATTTCAATCCTTTTGAGGTCTTACATAATTTACCGGGTGCTCTAGTTAACAAATATTCTCTCCAATCTACTGCTGCGCCGACgacgaaatatataaattcgcCGTACTATAATCAACCGACTATACGGCAG GCCAACAAACGACAGCAGATTATTCTATGA